AGAAACGAAACCGTTTGCTACCTTGTTTCCTGTTTTAACAACATAATCGACTATTTCTTGTGCATTAATTGCATAAGAGAATGCTTGACGAACTTTTTGGTTTGTAAATGGCTCTTTTGTAAGGTTGAAGCGATAGAACTGCGTACCAGCTGTATCGTAAATAATTGCTTCTGGATCATTTAATAATGTATCTGCTAGAGTTGATGGAATAGCAGTAATATCTAGCTCACCCGTTTGGTACATTTGGTAAGATGTATTCGAATCATTTACCATTGCCCACTCGATGCGGTCTAATTGAACCGTATCTTTATCCCAATAAGTATCATTTTTCTCAAACGTCATTTTTTCTTCATGGTTCCATACTGTAATTTTAAATGGACCATTTCCTACAAATGTATCTGCATTTGCAAACCATGTTGGTGTTACTGTTGCTACTTTTTCATTAACAGGGAAGAAAGTTGGTAGTGTAATCATTGATAAGAACCCATCAAATGGATTAATTAATTTTACCTCAAATGTTTTTTCGTCGATTGCTTTGATTGCTACGTCTGCTGCATCACCAGAGCCATCATTGTAAGCTTGTGCACCTTCAATATAGCTTGTTGCTAAAAAAGCAGAATATGAAGCTGTTTCTGGATTTAACATGTGTAACCAGCCATAAACAAAGTCACCTGCAGTTACAGGATCTCCATTTGTCCATTTAGCATCACGTAAAGTGAATGTGTATGTTAAACCATCGTTAGAAATATCGATTGTTTCTGCCATTGCTTCTTTTGGCTCAAGATTCGCATCTAAGCGAACTAGACCTTCCATTAAGTTGTTTAGTGGGTCCCAGGAAACCGAGTCAAACCCGATAGATGGATCAAATGACGTTGGCTCATTGTCGTTGTTTAAATATAGAACTTTTTCTCCATCAGTGTTTGAATCAGATTCAACACCTTCTGATTGCTTCTTTTCTGATGAATCAGAACTTCCCGCATCTTCACTTGCTGTACATGCAACG
This portion of the Solibacillus daqui genome encodes:
- a CDS encoding peptide ABC transporter substrate-binding protein; its protein translation is MKKWLSLFLMSLVAIVLVACTASEDAGSSDSSEKKQSEGVESDSNTDGEKVLYLNNDNEPTSFDPSIGFDSVSWDPLNNLMEGLVRLDANLEPKEAMAETIDISNDGLTYTFTLRDAKWTNGDPVTAGDFVYGWLHMLNPETASYSAFLATSYIEGAQAYNDGSGDAADVAIKAIDEKTFEVKLINPFDGFLSMITLPTFFPVNEKVATVTPTWFANADTFVGNGPFKITVWNHEEKMTFEKNDTYWDKDTVQLDRIEWAMVNDSNTSYQMYQTGELDITAIPSTLADTLLNDPEAIIYDTAGTQFYRFNLTKEPFTNQKVRQAFSYAINAQEIVDYVVKTGNKVANGFVSYGFKGPDGKDFRETQGSLISFDAEKAKQLLAEGMAEEGWDTLPAVELSYNTSDELKSVAETIQSQLKQVLGVDVTVQNSEWAVFREDQVALKLQFSRSTFGHDYADPINALENFTSDNDAMNRTGWKNATYDELIKKARAEVDAQTRWNYLLDAEKILIEEAPLVPLYYYNGSALQKPNVKNIVRPVVGSIELKYATKE